The nucleotide window ACACCGATCGCACAACGGCTGTGCGATCGGGTGTGCACTGACTTTCAGTGGCTACTATAGCATCCGTGGACAGAAATCACTTATTTCGAACTCGCAGCAGCTCACCGATCGAGGTAAACAGTAACTGACATGATGTGAAATGGCTACCCTCAAACAAAATCTCCCATCGGCGACAGACTAAATCTGTCTGCACTAGATGGTAAACAGTCTGGCAAATATCTATAACACAACCCTTAAGAAGTTCACCGGGAAAGAAAGAGTTGCAGGAAGCCCGGGTGGTGTAGTGGCCCATCATACGACCCTGTCACGGTCGTGACGCGGGTTCAAATCCCGCCTCGGGCGCTTCTTTGATTTCTAACCAGAGAGTGACCGATTTTGCTGCGTTTTGCAGGTTGTAACTTCACGAAGCATCGACGAGAAATTTGAAAGCGAGTTGTATCTCCGAACAACGCGTTGTACTGTACGATCGGCCGACTCTGACGGTAACAGAGCTCGAAATTGACTACCCAAGTATAGACTATCTCACATATCGGTTCGACAAACGACTCCCGGAATACAAACCCAGCGAGTCAGAACGTAACTGATTCAGATGAATCAGGCCCACAAACACGAATTCGGCAATAATATTGCATGGCAGGTTCGACCAAAATACTAATTATTTAGTATCCACTTAGTTTTTACCTGAAAAACGGCTCCAAGTTCCAGATTTACTTTCCTCTAGGTATTATGACTCCACCGATCTCAGTTCTTATCGTCGACAACGAACCGGGATTCGCCGACCTCGTCGGCGAAATGCTCGAGCGCGAACACGACTCGATCGTCGCCGACTCAGCGCTGAACGCCACCGAGGCGCTTTCGATTCTCGAGGAGCGGTCGGTCGACTGCATCGTCAGCGATTACGAGATGCCGAAGATGACGGGACTCGAGTTGCTCGAGCGGATTCGTGAAGACGACCCGGAACTCCCGTTTATCCTCTTTACTGGCCGTGGATCAGAAGAACTCGCCAGTGACGCGATCGCTGCGGGCGTGACCCAGTATCTCCAGAAAGAGTCCGGGAAGAAGCAGTACGCGCTGCTCGCAAACCAGATCACGAACGCCGTCTCGCAGTACCGGACCGAAACGGAACTCCGTGAGAGCGAGCGGCGGTACGAACGGACCTTGACGACGTTACACGAGACGACGCGCGATCTGATGCGTGCAAGTACGAAAGACGAGATCTATCGTGCAGCGGTCGAGACCGCGGGTGAGATCCTCGACGTTCCAGTCGCTGCGGCCTACACGTTCGAGCCGACAGACGGAGTACTTGAGCACGCCGCATCGACACAGGAATCACGGAACGTCGCCGAGCCGAAGCCACAGTTCGAGCACGGTTCGGGCCGTATCTGGGACGTCTTTTCCGACGGCGAGAGCGCCTATTACGAGGACGTCACTCGAGAGTCGACTCTCGCAAAGACGGAGAGTCGAAGCGAACTGCTCGTTCCACTGGGAACCCACGGGGTGTTGATCGCGGGGGCGAACGAGGTCGACGGCATCGACGAGCCGATGACTGAATTGCTGCACATTCTGGCGGCGAACACGGAAGCGGCGCTCGATCGAGCGGAGCGCGAGCAGTTACTGCGGGAGAACGATCGAACGCTCACCCGACAAAACGAGGAGTTGACGCGGCTCAATCACACGAACGAGATCGTTCGGGAGATCAATCATGGCGTCACACAGGCATCCACGCGTGACGAAATCGAGACGCGCGTGTGTGAGCGGCTGGCCGATACCGAGCGCTACTGTTTCGCCTGGATCGCCTCGAGCGATACTCGCCCGCCGGAACCGAGTTCGTGGGCCGGTGTCGACGGAGCGTACATCGATCAGATCCGCGAGAGCGGGGCAGCGGCCCCCGAACGACAGCTTATCAGCGCGACGCTCGAAGAAGAACGCGTCCAGGTCATCCGAAACGTTCTCGAGGCCGACGGCTGGGATCAGCGTCGAAAAGCGGCGTTGACCTACGGCTACCAGACGATACTCGCGGTTCCGCTGACGGACGACGACCGACGATACGGTGTGTTACTCGTCCACGTGTCGGGAGTCGACTCCATCGGGGAGAGCGAACAGGAGGTGCTCGGTGAACTCGGCGAGACGATCGGCCACGCGATCCGATCGGTCGAACGGACGCGGGCGATACTCACCGACAGTCGGCTCGAACTCGAGCTTGCATGTCACGACTCGCGACTGTTACTGAACCGACTCGCCGAGCGCGCCGAGGGGCAAGTCGCTATCGAGGGTGTCCTCGAGCGAGACGACGAAGTCGTCGTCTTCCTCAGTGCGCCGGTGGACACGGAGTTTGCGACACTCGAGCAGTGGGCGTCAGTCGAGCGGGTTTCGATCGTCTCAGAGGGCGACAGCAGCCTTTTACTCGAGTTAACCGTTTCCTCGTCGCCGTTTTTAGAGATCCTCCGGACGTACGATATCCAGTTGCGGACCGCAACGGCCCAGAACGGGACGGCGATGCTCGTGCTCGAAGTCCCACAGCAGGTCGAAACCCGGTCGGTGGTCGAGACGATCAGAGAACGGTATCCGGAGACAGAGCTAGAAGCACGACGCGAAACGACCAGTGCGCGCTCGACTCGACGACTCGATACGCAACTCGAGGAGGTGCTGACGGACCGACAGTTCGAGGCATTGCAGGCGGCTCACTACAGCGGCTTCTTCGAGTGGCCTCGTGAGAGCACCGGTGAAGAGCTCGCGGCGGTCCTCGATGTCTCCGCACCGACGTACCATTATCACTTGCGAGCGGCCGAACGGAAACTCGTTACGCTCGCGTTCGATCGGAACGTCGGGTGAGAGGCGTCGTTCCGCCGGAACACGGCTCCAACGTCTCTACTGTCCGACACCGAGAAGTCACACGGCACATAGAGACACGACCGTCGTTATCGGCAAGGTGCCACGAGTGGACGGTCACAGCTAATGTCGAACGATCGGGCAGCGTCAGCGCCGGCAGCCTCGAGTCGCCTGCCGCAGTCATTCGGGGTTACCAGTCACGTGGCACCGAACCGAGCGGTGATCGTCTAGTGGCCGCAATCGGTGCGTCGATTTCCGAGAGGCACTAATCAATTAGGGTGACGATTCACGACACACTAATTAATTAGAAATCACATTTAACCCCGGTCAGACCTTATGCCTAAATGGCGATCTGCGATAACCTGTCGCCACCCCCCAATCCCCCCACCCCCACTTTTCACAGACGACTGGCCAGTGAGCGGATGGTATCCGAGAGAAAACGGTGCGCGTACCGGCACAGCGAGACGAGGGACGGCCACCAGCTGCGATGATGACGACACCCGTCGTTCAGTTACTGCGGGCCGATCGACTCTTCCCACTCGATCCAGTCCAGTTCCCAGCCTCGGCGGGATTCGGCGCGACGGATCGCGTGTTCGAGATCCTCGCGAGCCGTTCGGTTGCGTTCGATGGTTCCCGACTGTTCGCCCTCGACCAACAATGGGTCGAAGGAGACAGCGTCAAACCGAGTCCGGTCGCCGGTAGCCGACATCGCCTCGAGTCGCTGGTGCTGCGTTCCGCGGGGGAAGACGAGTCGTCCATCAGCCGTCAGCTGCTCGCGTAACGCCCGCGGCGGTTCGACAGTCGCGGCCTCGAGCAGGATACGATCGAATGGGGCGTACTCGGGGAACCCGCGTGCTCCGTCGCGGCGATCGACGAGTACGCCGTCGTAGCCCGCTCGCTCGAGGTTCTGTCTCGCTTCGATGACGAGCGGTCGGGAGATGTCGATGGCGTGGACGTTCGTTTCGCCGACGAGCTCCGCGGCAACGGCAGCCGTGTAGCCGACACCGGCCCCGACGATCAGAACTTCGTCGTCGTCCTCGAGCGCGAGCGCTTGCAACATGCGTGCGACCGTACTCGGCGCGAGGACGCGGGTCCCGAGCACCTCGTGTTCGCGATCCGCGTACGCCAGTCGATCGTCGTCGACGAACTCGTGACGCGGGACGTCACGCATCGCAACGGCGACAGACTCATTCTGGAGAACGTCCTTGACGGCGGACTCGAGGCTGTCGACCATATCCTCCCGCAGTACCGCGAGATCCATACTCGGAGCTATCGCTCCAGTTGTTATCAATGGCGCGCTTGCGCTACTCGGTGAACCCACGGAAGAAACAACAAGCCGACTGTCGTGTCGAGGCGTTACCAGGCCGACCAGGCGCTGCTCTGTTCGTCGTAAGCGTAGACTCGTTTGGTATCCTTCGCGAAGATCGTATCGCCGGGTTCCTCGTAGCGATCACGGCGGTAGCCGGAGGCGTCCTTGCGAACGACGAAGGCGTCGATTTCGAACTCGTCGTCGCCGAACGTCTCGGTCGCGCCGACCTCGAACTCGTAGTCGCCGGGGACGTGGACCGTGATGCTGCGACTGTCGTTTCGCGACCCGTCCTGTGGGTGAACGGTGACGTTGACCGCGACGTTGTCGACTTCGCGGGTCCAGACGGTCTCGATCTCGTCCGCGCTGGCCTCGTCGACGCGTTTCTGCCCGTCGAGTTCGAGACTCGTGACGCGGACCGTCGAGAGCACTTCCTCGGTCTCGAGAATGAACTCGTCGCCGACTTCGATGGTCTCGTCCTCTGGCGTCGTCACGTTCGCCGTGAAGGACTCGCCGTCTTGAGAGACGACGACGTCGAGCGTCACCTCACGCTCGCGTTCGGGCTGGATCTTGTGGACGTGGCTACACTCGCTACAGCGAACCGTGACGGTGCCGCCGCCTTCGGTCGTCGTCAACACCTCGTGGACCGTCTCGAGGTCCGGCGAACAGGACGGACATGGCGTCGGAACGCGGTCCGGAATATCGTTCATAATACCGTCTATACGCTACGTCCGTAAAAGGCGATTGAACCTGCTATCGATACTTGCCGCTCGAGGCAGGTTCTCTGGCCGTCACGAATTGCGTGGCGACGACCGCGCTACTCGGTCTGTGGTAGTTCCACGTCGACACCGTCGGCAGCCACCGTTGGCTCCCGAAGGATGCCGTCGAGGTGGATCGGCGCTTCCGTTTCGCCGCCGATCCCGGCGTTGTCGCCGATCGCGATGTGGACGGTGCCGGCGGCTTTTTCGTCTAAGAGTACAGAGCCGACGAGTTCAGTGACGGCGACGTTGGTCCCGATACCGAGTTCCGCGAGGTTGTACGCGGCGTCGCCGACGTCTTCGGCAGCACCCTCGACCGTCTCTCGGATCTCGTCGTCTGAGATGTGTGTGACGAGGCCGTCCTCGACCTCGAACGTGAGCTGGTGGCCGTCCTCGAGCAGCCCGTGGGGTCGCATCGTGCCGTCGACGACGAACGTGCCGTCGGCGCTTTCGGGACTGACAAACACCTCGCCTGCGGGGAGGTTCGACATCTGACCGGGTTCGTGGACGATCCCGGTGTCGGAGAGCCACTCTCGGTCACCGATTTCGAACGAGATGTCGGTGCCGGCAGGTGTCGTCACGTGGATATCGTCGGCGTCTGCGACCTGCTCTATAACGTCTTCGCAGTGGGCCGCGATCGACTCGTAGTCGGCGTCGAGGCCGGTGGTGAAGACCTCCTCGGTGATCCCCGGCAGCGTCGCGACGCGGGCTCCGGCGTCGTTTGCCTCGGTTCGGGCGCGCGTGTGACTCAGGCTCTTGGTCGTCGGTGCGAGAACGACGTCCGCGCCAGCCATCGCTGCTGCGACGGGTGCCGGCGGCTCGCTACCGTGGGTTTCCCCTGGTGGGTAGCGGACGATAACCGCGTCGTCGGTAATTTCGCTGGCGACATCATACAGTGCGGTGCCGATCGGCTCGCGTTTGTCGTCGGTCACGATCGCACAGGACTCGTCGGCCTCGAGGGCCAGACACTGGCGGACTGCCGTCTCGGACGCGTCACGAAGGTCGGACATATCCGTATGTACTCGAGGGGGCCGAAAGCTGTTATCTTTGACCGGCTCGCTGTCGAGTGGCGAACAGGTTCGTCGGGGGTTTCACTGGGAGGACACAACCCGCACGAGACACGGAGGCAGTCAGGTGGCCCTACTACCCGGGCCAACGAACAGGATACCGACACCGAGAAGCAACACGTTCGAAAAGCACAGCAGACGAGACGGAAGACACACGCTGTCAGCATCGAGTGCCGCTCGTCGCACCGGTTCAACGTCTCGAGTCGGTTGAGGACATGCATGCCGCGGTTTGCATCCGTCTTTGTATGTAACCGTCAGCAAGGGCCGCTCTGTTCGAACTGATAACGAGCATCCGTGTAAAACTCGTTTTCGAGTTACAATCGACCGTAAAGCCTCGAAACGGTTATCCCCCTCGGTAGTGGATTGCCGGACATATGATCCAGGTCGCGATCAACGGCTACGGCACGATCGGTAAACGCGTCGCAGACGCCGTCCGACAACAACCAGATATGGAAGTCCTTGGCGTCGCCAAGACGCGGCCGAATTTCGAGGCCGAGACGGCTATCGACAAAGGGTTCCCGCTCTATGCAGCCATCGAAGAGCGCGCCGATCAGTTCGCCGAGGCGGGCCTCGAGATCGCCGGTCCCGTCGAGGATCTCATCGATGAAGCGGATATCGTCGTCGACGCCACACCGTCGGGAATCGGCGCGGAGAACAAGGCACTGTACGAGGAGTACGAGACGCCGGCGCTCTATCAGGGCGGCGAAGACGCTGCTCTCGTCGACACCAGCTTCAACGCGCGCTCGAACTTCGAGGACGCTGTCGATGCGGACCACGTCCGCGTCGTCTCCTGTAACACGACCGGCCTCTCTCGCGTCATCGCCCCGCTGCGCGAAGCGTACGGCGTCGAAAAGGTCCGCGCGACCCTCGTTCGCCGCGGCGGTGACCCCGGACAGACCGGTCGCGGTCCGATCAACGATATCCTGCCGAACCCGGTCACCATTCCGTCCCACCACGGCCCCGACGTCGAGACCATCTTCGACGACCTCGACATCGACACGCTCGGGATGAAAGTGCCCGCGACGCTGATGCACATGCACAGCCTGAACGTCACCTTAGCGGAGGAGGTCGACGCCGACGAGGTCCGTGAGCTGTTCGCCGACGAGTCGCGGCTATTCTTGATCCCCGAACACATGGATATCGACGGCAGCGGCAAGCTCAAAGAGTACGCGATGGACGTCGGTCGCCCGCGCGCAGACATCTGGGAGAACTGCATCTGGGAGGAGTCCATCTCCACTGTCGGCTCGGATCTCTATCTCTTCCAGGGCATCCACCAGGAAAGTGACGTCGTGCCGGAGAACGTCGACGCGATCCGCGCAGTGCTTGGCGAAGCCGACGCCGAAGCAAGTATCGAGACGACGAACGAGGCGCTCGGCATCGGTCTGTAAGCTGGCAGTTCGACTCGCCATCCCTTTCGAGTCCTGTCGTCGCGAACAACTAGTGACGACAGAAAGTTTTTGCCGTGCGGCCCACTACGCATTCGCATGCGCCGAGACGACCGCGACGAACCCTTCGACGACCTGTTTCGAGAGATCGAGCGGATGATGAACGAAATGATGAACGGAGCCGACGGCAACGTCGACTTCAACTCCTCGAGTAACGTCGACAACGGCTTCGGGATGGACACCCACGTCGACATCCACGAGACCGACGACGAAATCCGTGTGATCGCCGACCTACCAGGTGTCGAGAAAGACAACATCGAACTCGAGTGTGACGGCAAGACGCTGACGATCTCCGCCTCGAGCGACCACCGCGAGTACGACGAACGCGTCTCGCTCCCCCAGCGCGTCAACGAACACACGGCGTCCGCGACGTACAACAACGGCATCCTCGAAGTCGTCTTCGATCCCGCAGACCAGTCCTCGGGGATCAGTCTCGAATAAGGCAGTCACGTCGCGGTCGAGGACAGGGCCAGTTTCGGGAACCGACAGTCAAAAATCGCATCGTCTGATCGACGCGAGCGGCACTCGCTGTGAAACGCTGGCTACGCGATGGCTTTTGCACCCGCCCAGCCAACCATCATTCCTCCCAGAACAGCGCTACCGAGCAACAGCGTGGCGTTTACCAGCCCGTTCGAAACGAAGACCGGAATCTCTCCGTTGGAGATGACCACCACCGTGATCCCGATGAGGCCGATAATCCCACCGATCGCGGCCACTGTTGGCGGATCGACCGACGCGTCCGTGGACGACTCGGCTGTCGACTCCGTTGAGGACGCCGTTGTCGCAGTTGAATCCAACGCCGCTTCTGCCGCAGTCGTGGCGTCGGCGTCCGTCTCCGTTTCGGACTCCGGTTCCGGGGGTGATGTCGTCGCGTCGTCGGTTGCCGACTCGGGAACTGTATCGGTTCCCGTCGGGACATCGACGTCGTCCGTCCGCTCGACCGTTTTCGGCTCGTCGCCCGTGTCGGATGTTGGATCGACAGAGAGCGAGAGTTCCGACACCGCAACGTCCGTTGCGGTTGTCGGGCGTTCCGCGATCCAGTTTCGTCCCTCCGTGACGTCGTCGGTAATCAGCCGCTCGATGTCGTCATCGACCTGCTCCATGACGCTGTCGACGGACATCTTCGCGATAACTGACTCTGGATAGACGATTACGAGGGCATCGAGCCCCGCTGCATCCGCCTGCGTCGCCCACTCGGTGATCGACCACAGTTTATCCTCCTCACTGATTGCCCCCTGATCACGTGCATCAGCGTACATTTTGTTAGCCCCGGTGGCCTCGAGCAACTCGATACAGAGACGCATATGTTCTCGAAAGCTCTCGCTGGTTGCGAACCCGTGCCATCGGAGCAAAACAGCATCGAGTTCGTCATCCCACCCGACCGTCCCAGCGTCCGTTCGACGATAGACGTTCTCTTGTACGAGAGTCATATTGACTGTTACCAAACCTATATAAATATATCTACGCCAGGCTATCAAACATAATAACGAGAAAATAGGGGACTGAAAGGCGATATATAATATGAATCTAACTAGATGTAACCTATATCAACGGAAGGTTGATATTCAAGCTGTTTGATACAGAACCATGAACTCTGTACTCGACGGCGAGACGGCAGTTGTCACGGGTGCCGCAAGTGGAATCGGTCGCGCAATCGCACTGACGTTTGCAGACGCAGGCGCAGACGTCGTCGTCGCAGACCTTCGCGAGGAACCACGCCAGGGCGGTGTTCCGACACACGAACGGATCGCCGAGGAGACCGACGCCGAAGCGACGTATGTCGACTGCGACGTCACCGATCCGAGTGCACTCGAGGCAGCGATCGACGCTGCAGACGAGTTCGGTGGCCTCAGCATCATGGTGAACAACGCGGGCGTGTTCGGGCCGATGGGATCGATCACGGAAATTTCCGTCGAGGACTACCGCGACCTGATGGCGATCAACCTCGACAGCGTCTTTATCGGCTCGAAACTCGCCGCCGAGAAACTGATCGAGCAAGGCGACGGTGGGGCAATCGTGAACATCTCGAGTCTCGCCGGGCTGCAGGGATACGGCGAAATCGCCCCGTACTGCACGGCGAAAGCGGGGGTGCGAAATCTCACCTACTCGCTGGCCGACGATCTCGGCCCGCACGGCATTCGGGTTAACGCTATCCACCCCGGCGAAGTCGAGACGGCACTGACGACTGATGACTTCCCGATCGTCGGCACCGAGCAGGAGGAGGCACTCAAACAGATGATCCCGCTCCAGAAACTCGCACAGCCCGAGGACGTCGCCAACGCAGCGCTCTTCCTCGCAAGCGATATGGCCGGTCACATCACGGCAGAGTCACTGCTCGTCGACGGTGGCACGCGCAACACCAGCTGATTTTTCACTGCCTGCGGGTGCGTATCGCTGCTGCCAACCGATCGTAAAAGTTCGGTTCGTACTTCGTTTCATCGTCGATCGTCGGCCGAGCGTTCGTCTCATTGACGACGAGCCGATCATCGGTCTCGAGGAGGTCAACACCGAGAAACGGGATCTCGAGTTCGGCAGCGACCGCCTCTGCGAGGTTGCGTGATCGGTCGGGGAGATCGACGCCGGTCGCCTCTGCGCCGCGGTGGACGTTGTGTTTCCACTGGCCCTCCGCAACCGCGTCAGCGGGGAGTCGGCGCTCGACCGCACCGACGCACTCACCCTCGAGAACCATCACCCGGTAGTCGGTCGCGTCGGGGAGGTACTCCTGGACGAGAAACGACCGGTCGCCGGTCGCGCGGTAGTCGTGAACCAGCGAGAGGTAGTCACAGATCCCCAGAAACGAATCGAGGTCGTGGGCCTTCGCAACGCCGACGCCGCGCGTCGTCGAGTTGGGCTTAACGACGACCGGGGGGTCGAATCGCTCGAAGACGGCGGCCAGGTCGGCTTCCCTGACATCGTTTGAGACGTAGACCGACTTCGGGACTGGCAGGTCGGCTCGACCGAGGCGAGCGAGCACTTCGGCTTTGTTCCGCGAAGTGAGCACGGCCGTGTGGTCGTTGAGCCACGGCACCTCGAGCAAGGCGTCGGCGACCCCACCTTCCATCAGTCGGCCGGGATAGACGTAGCCGACGTCGTACTCGTCCGCCGACCACGGTTCGTCCGCGCCCAACGACACGACACGCTCGCTCGCGGGAACGTGATGGGCCCGTATCCCCTGCTCGGCCAGCGGCTCACGCATCCGCCGGAACGTCTCCTGGTCGTTTGCGACCGCGAGATCGATCATACGCGACCGTCGGGCGGGAGCAGGCAAAAAGGTGCTCGAGACTCGCTACGGGGAGACGACTGCGGAAACCACGCATCGCTCAGCGACGAGGGAACGGAGAGAGGAGTGGTACTCGATTGCTCGCGTCGGGTCGGTGACCGACCCGCAACGCACCGGTCTGCTTATGCGATGAGTTTCTCTTCGCCCTTCTCGACGACGATACGGCACGGCGGCGAGATCTTGTTGTAGGAGCGACGGAGCGCGTCTTTGGCGAACTCGGCGTCGTCGACGTCACACCAGATCGTGAAGATACGCTCGCCAGCGCCGATTCGTGCGGCGGTGCCGACGATCTTCCCGAAGGACTGTCGCATCCCGTCGGAAACACGGTCTGCACCCGCACCCGTTGCCTGCTTGTTCTCTCGGATGACGTGGTGGGGGAACTTCCGGAGGATCATCTTGTAGTTGCCCTCACCGGCGTTTTTCAGCATGTGACGGTTGGCCGAGAGACGCGAGGCCTCGAGGGAGCCGTGTCGAATCTGAACCTCTTCTTCGGTGATGAGGCTGATCTGGACGGGGTAGTCCTCTGGGTCGGCGCTGATGTCGCCCATCTTGTGCTGTGCGATCTTCGAACCCGGGATCCCAGTAATGTATTCGCGGCGCGTGTAGGCCGGCTTACTGATTTCCCGATACATTGAGGCGGGTTTATCGGACATGGTTGTGGTTACTTACGAAAACGCAGGCCTACCGTGCGGATAAAGGCTTCGAAGCACGCGTTAGGAGAACCAGCCGACAGACCGGAAAACACCGGTCGCGTGAACGAACTGGCGGGACGACCTGTGTGACGTAATGGTTTCTCGTGCAGGTGCGTGATTGTGGTCGCTGGGCAGCTGCCCGCTGGGCGGCTATCTCGAGCCGGTGAGACGTCGAACGTGCTCTCGCGGCGACTCGGAAGGACGACATCAACGACGACGAAAACGACAGAACAGCGAGAGAGCCGCTAGATCAGTTCCGCAGAACGTACTCGGCACCCTCCTTCCCGACTAACTCTTGAGTCGAAAGGGAGTTGAGGACGCTCAGGATCGCGATTTTCTTCATCGCCAGGAGTTCGCCGAGTTCGTCGACCGTCGCTCCACCGGTGGCGTCGAGTGAGAGGTAGACGAGTTTTCCCTGCGGGGACTTGATTTCGGTCGGGAGCGTGCTGATCTCGGCGTTGGCATGGGTCTGTTCCATCATTGTACTTCCACCGACAACGAACCCACATATAAATCTATGGTGTAGTGAGTGCATATTGACTAACATATTGGTATGTGATTATATGTATTGTTGTGTGCTCTCATGAATGGCGGGCAGACGTCACGATGTGGTCTACTCGGTGTATGGGGACATCACCGTCCCGAAATCAGAACATTCGGTTCTGCCAGAATCTGGCACTGCTGGACGTGGTTCACGTGTTGACTTGAGTTACAGCGATCGAATCCGTCAACTGTCTTGGGAGGAGATGACAATCTTCGAAGGCGTTTCGCACCGTTCGCGACGCATATAATGTGTATTAACAGAGGGGCTCGAGCGAGTGGTCGACGGCGTCGTCGCGGCGTTCGCACGTATCGAGTTCCGAACTGATCGAAACGGATGATACATCGCTCAAGAGCGCTTAACGGGAGCGTTTCGACGACAGTACCGGCCGAATCGTCGGTTTGGCGGCGTATTTAAGGGTCTCGCACAGCTATAAGAAAGCATGATGAAGAGTTTCCGGATCGGCTCCTTGTTCGGGATTCCGATCAAGTTGGATCTCACGTTCCTGCTGGTGTTGCCCCTGTTCGCCTATCTCATCGGCGCACGGATCGGCCCCGTCGTGGACATCTTGAACATCAGCATGAACGCCGGGATCGACGTCGGCGCACTCACAGCCGAGTGGTGGCTCCCGTACGTCGTCGGCCTCGCGGCGGCAATCGGATTGTTCGTCGGCGTCGTCTTACACGAACTCGGACACTCGCTGACGGCACAGCGGTACGGATTCCCGATCGACTCGATTACGCTCTGGCTGTTCGGCGGCATCGCCGCGCTCTCGGAGATGCCCGAAGACTGGAAACAGGAGTTCAACATCGCCATCGCCGGCCCGATCGTCTCCGTCCTGGTCGGCGTGGGGTCGTACGCCCTCTTCGTGCTCACACCCGTCTCGTTCAACGGTGCCCGATTCGTCCTCGGCTATCTGGCCGTGTTGAACGTTGCACTCGCCATCTTCAACATGATCCCCGCGTTCCCGATGGACGGCGGCCGCATTCTCCGCGCGCTGCTCGCTCGCAGTCAACCGTACGCGAAAGCGACTCAACAGGCCGCA belongs to Natronorubrum aibiense and includes:
- a CDS encoding 50S ribosomal protein L16 is translated as MSDKPASMYREISKPAYTRREYITGIPGSKIAQHKMGDISADPEDYPVQISLITEEEVQIRHGSLEASRLSANRHMLKNAGEGNYKMILRKFPHHVIRENKQATGAGADRVSDGMRQSFGKIVGTAARIGAGERIFTIWCDVDDAEFAKDALRRSYNKISPPCRIVVEKGEEKLIA
- a CDS encoding MarR family transcriptional regulator; the protein is MMEQTHANAEISTLPTEIKSPQGKLVYLSLDATGGATVDELGELLAMKKIAILSVLNSLSTQELVGKEGAEYVLRN